One stretch of Gopherus flavomarginatus isolate rGopFla2 chromosome 2, rGopFla2.mat.asm, whole genome shotgun sequence DNA includes these proteins:
- the LOC127045875 gene encoding 5-beta-cholestane-3-alpha,7-alpha-diol 12-alpha-hydroxylase, with protein MAFWMAVLCALLASVLGGLYLLGAFRRRRPTEPPLDKGHIPWLGYALDFRKNSAEFLKKMQRQHGDIFTVLIGGYYFTFLMDPLSFGAIVKAPRARLDFEAFAVELVTRVFGYHPCKSDHKIIQVSSTKHLMGDGLVVMTQAMMENLQTLMFHNRDLGEERSWQQDGLFHYSYNIVFRAGYLALFGNEPGTGTPSEEKAKERDLIQSEELFDEFRKYDCLFPRLAYAVLPPRDKMEAERLKRLFWKVLSVKNCREKDNISGWINDQEQFLAELGVPEYMRDRFMLLLLWASQGNTGPSSFWLLLYLMKHPEAMQAVREEVDKVLAEAGQEVKPGSPVVNITRDMLMKTPVLDSAVEETLRLTAAPILIRAVVDDLNLKMANGREYALRKGDRVALFPYIAVQTDPEVHPEPHTFKYNRFLNQDGTKKDFYKNGKKLKYFNMPWGAGTSICPGRFFAVNEIKLFVFLMLSYYDLELVNKKEEIPPIDVSRWGFGSMQPSHDVQFKYRLRI; from the coding sequence ATGGCTTTCTGGATGGCAGTTCTCTGTGCGCTGTTAGCCTCCGTTCTCGGTGGGCTCTATCTCCTGGGAGCGTTTCGAAGGAGGAGACCCACGGAGCCACCACTGGATAAAGGCCACATTCCGTGGCTGGGGTATGCACTGGATTTCAGAAAGAACAGCGCAGAGTTCCTGAAAAAGATGCAGAGGCAACACGGGGACATTTTTACGGTGCTGATTGGAGGTTACTACTTCACCTTCCTAATGGATCCCCTCTCTTTCGGAGCCATAGTGAAGGCGCCAAGAGCCAGACTCGACTTCGAGGCATTTGCAGTAGAACTGGTCACCAGGGTTTTTGGGTATCATCCGTGTAAAAGTGACCACAAGATTATTCAAGTGTCAAGCACAAAACACCTCATGGGAGATGGGCTGGTGGTCATGACTCaggccatgatggagaatttGCAGACCCTCATGTTTCACAACAGGGACTTAGGAGAAGAGAGATCCTGGCAGCAGGATGGGCTCTTCCACTACAGCTACAATATTGTCTTCAGAGCTGGCTACCTGGCTTTGTTTGGAAATGAGCCAGGCACGGGCACACCGAGTGAGGAGAAAGCCAAGGAGCGTGATCTCATCCAGTCCGAAGAGCTGTTTGATGAGTTCCGGAAGTATGACTGCCTCTTCCCCCGCCTGGCCTACGCCGTGTTGCCCCCAAGAGATAAAATGGAAGCGGAGAGGCTGAAGAGGCTCTTTTGGAAAGTGCTTTCTGTGAAGAACTGCCGTGAGAAGGATAACATCAGCGGGTGGATAAATGACCAAGAACAATTCCTGGCAGAGCTTGGGGTGCCTGAGTACATGCGGGATCGGTTCATGTTGCTTCTTCTCTGGGCATCCCAAGGTAACACAGGCCCAAGCTCTTTCTGGCTTCTCTTGTATCTCATGAAGCATCCTGAAGCAATGCAGGCTGTGAGGGAAGAAGTGGACAAAGTTTTAGCAGAGGCTGGTCAGGAAGTGAAGCCAGGCAGCCCTGTGGTTAACATCACCAGGGACATGTTAATGAAAACCCCTGTTCTGGACAGTGCAGTGGAGGAGACCCTCCGCCTGACAGCAGCTCCCATTCTGATCAGAGCAGTGGTTGACGACCTGAACCTCAAGATGGCCAATGGCAGGGAATACGCCCTCCGCAAAGGGGACAGGGTAGCCCTGTTTCCCTACATCGCAGTGCAGACGGACCCCGAAGTCCATCCTGAGCCTCACACCTTCAAATACAACCGGTTCCTGAACCAAGATGGCACCAAAAAAGATTTCTACAAGAATGGGAAAAAGCTGAAATACTTTAACATGCCCTGGGGGGCAGGAACCTCAATCTGTCCTGGACGGTTCTTTGCTGTCAATGAAATAAAACTGTTTGTGTTCCTGATGTTGTCTTACTATGACTTGGAGCTAGTTAACAAGAAAGAAGAGATCCCTCCAATAGACGTGAGCCGATGGGGATTTGGTTCAATGCAGCCCTCTCACGATGTCCAGTTTAAATATCGTCTACGTATTTAA